The proteins below are encoded in one region of Macaca nemestrina isolate mMacNem1 chromosome 10, mMacNem.hap1, whole genome shotgun sequence:
- the LOC105473332 gene encoding pleckstrin homology-like domain family A member 1: MRRAPAAERLSELGFPQWCGRQEPPFPLGVTRGWGRWPIQKRREGARPVPFSERSQEDGRGPAARGSGTLWRIRTRLSLCRDPQPPPPLCLLRVSLLCALRAGGRGSRWGEDGARLLLLPPARVAGNGEAEPSGGPSYAGRMLESSGCKALKEGVLEKRSDGLLQLWKKKCCILTEEGLLLIPPKQLQHQQQQQQQQQQQQQQPGQGPAEPSLPSGPAVASLEPPVKLKELHFSNMKTVDCVERKGKYMYFTVVMAEGKEIDFRCPQDQGWNAEITLQMVQYKNRQAILAVKSTRQKQQHLVQQQPPSQPQPQPQPQLQPQPQPQPQPQPQPQPQPQPQSQPQPQPQPKPQPQQLHPYPHPHPHPHPHSHPHSHPHPHPHPHPHPHQIPHPHPQPHSQPHGHRLLRSTSNSA; the protein is encoded by the coding sequence ATGAGGCGTGCGCCGGCTGCCGAGCGCCTTTCGGAGCTGGGCTTTCCCCAGTGGTGCGGGCGCCAGGAGCCGCCTTTTCCGCTGGGTGTCACTCGGGGGTGGGGAAGATGGCCCATTCAAAAGCGCCGCGAGGGGGCCCGGCCAGTGCCCTTCAGTGAGCGCTCGCAAGAGGACGGCAGAGGCCCGGCAGCTCGCGGCTCCGGGACCTTGTGGCGCATCAGGACGCGGCTGTCCCTCTGCCGGGACCcacagccgccgccgccgctctgCCTCCTGCGTGTTAGCCTCCTCTGCGCGCTCCGGGCAGGCGGCCGTGGGAGCCGCTGGGGCGAGGACGGCGcgcggctgctgctgctgcccccGGCCCGCGTGGCTGGAAACGGAGAGGCCGAGCCAAGCGGCGGCCCCTCTTATGCTGGGAGGATGCTGGAGAGCAGCGGCTGCAAAGCGCTGAAGGAGGGCGTGCTGGAGAAGCGCAGCGACGGGTTGTTGCAGCTCTGGAAGAAAAAGTGCTGCATCCTCACCGAGGAGGGGCTGCTGCTCATCCCCCCCAAGCAGCTGCAAcaccagcagcagcaacagcagcagcagcagcagcagcaacaacagccCGGGCAGGGGCCGGCCGAGCCGTCCCTACCCAGTGGCCCCGCTGTCGCCAGCCTCGAGCCGCCGGTCAAGCTCAAGGAACTGCACTTCTCCAACATGAAGACCGTGGACTGTGTAGAGCGCAAGGGCAAGTACATGTACTTCACTGTGGTTATGGCAGAGGGCAAGGAAATCGACTTTCGGTGCCCGCAAGACCAGGGCTGGAACGCCGAGATCACGCTGCAGATGGTGCAGTACAAGAATCGTCAGGCCATCCTGGCGGTCAAGTCCACGCGGCAGAAGCAGCAGCACCTGGTCCAGCAGCAGCCCCCCTCGCAGCCGCAGCCGCAGCCGCAGCCGCAGCTCCagccccaaccccaaccccaaccccagcctcagcctcagcctcagccgcAACCCCAGCCCCAGTCACaaccccagcctcagccccaacCCAAGCCTCAGCCCCAGCAGCTCCACCCGTATCCgcatccacatccacatccacatccacactcTCATCCGCACTCGCACCCACACCCTCACCCGCACCCGCACCCGCACCCGCACCAAATACCACACCCGCACCCACAGCCGCACTCGCAGCCGCACGGACACCGGCTTCTCCGCAGCACCTCCAACTCTGCCTGA